In Metopolophium dirhodum isolate CAU chromosome 5, ASM1992520v1, whole genome shotgun sequence, the sequence ttgttcaaATAAGAAGGTTAGGTGATAACATTATGACCATTCGCATTTAATAccaagttaaattatataaatcttgACTATACATATCTAAAAAAAGGTTCTATGTTAATGTTGTAGTGTTACAATTGTTTATTTCttcttaaaactataatataatattatattatgtaggtatttatgtatctcaaaatcatattaaaatacctGTTTCTTCATGTCTCGtcaaataatcattaattaactTTTCAATTTTAGGTAAGTCTAAAAATAACACGTTAATAGTTTTACTAACCATgggaaatataacaaaaattttgaaagtataaatagtaaatatcttTCAAAATGAGTGgtgttcaaattatattcacataatatatctaattgTTGTTATAAACTAATGGCTCATCGTCTGATCATATTTTTAACAGTAATAGGTACAGTAATAGGTACCATGATAGTtgataatgaaaaatgaatatcattggttttaaattttaatatattttagtcataGACTTGTTCATTGTTATTCCTTGGTACTGGTCAATGATTGtcaaaaattatcgaaatactttttacattaattgtatttacaattatatttacctatctaCAAACGCAGTAAAGCACAAAAGTTTAGTTATCTAAAGAGATTTGTTTCAAACAAATATGTCTAAACCTAGAACATTCAAGTCAAgaacgaataaattattaaagctAGCTCAAAATGAAACGCATTTtgtttcaaacaatatttgGTAAGTCTTAAGAACATACAACAAATGTACCTTTAAAGTAAGATACctgactatttatttatattatttacgtttgttTGACGTATATCAATAACAATGATGCacgataattattgtatgattgGATATACTTATTTCCGATAAGACTTTTTGTTTccaataattatttggtttattagaTGACtctttttgatataaatatacatttaaaaacaaaatgttctatCGATGTATCCAACACGTTGTTTGGATAAGGTTCACAAAGAACCTTTTGTTTCtagtaacttttttaataagGGATGGATTAAATTGAttccaagactaaaaaatagagaaaaataatCCTTTACTGAACCgataaaaaaaccatttttgacatttttcgaTATAGAACTCTTTGATCCCAAGCCCGCGACAAGCAGAGTGAACAAACATTTTtcggggtaaccccataccactccactccaccaatctaaactttaaatacttttaacgCATAAACTGCTggccctaaattcgatttttatgaatcaaattacttagaaaaatattctgctttggaatatgaaattaaaactctatgctgtcattcaaaaaataaaaaacttaataaaatataaggataaaatatatttaaaaatataattttttaataaaaacgttgtttttttgacaacttgaaactatgaacaaaaatattttcaaaaacattaatactttttgagatagtgagtgttttacgcttaatgaatcaccctgtataaccTACGAGACCTCATCTCGGATAATTTGCTTATTAGCAAAAGTTGAATACAGCTAACGAGTTACTATAGTAATTTCGATCGATAACCAGACTCTGTTAACAAATCAGCTACCAAATTTACgaatcaatttaaaatgttactaCAGGTTTCTTAAAAGTAAACAtggatattcaaataatatctagctatatatagccatatcggtaaatgtatgtatataatataaaacagtagTATAGAAAAACGTATCGCCTAACACATTGGTATGCACTACCCAATACATTGCACAACGAAATCGTTTTATTATCCTCATATCCTTAtcctttttatatatattctatgATTTTTAAGTGAGTATAGTTAAATTTCCACCTGATTTGTcgttgggtttttttttctaaaactgttgataaatgttgtatttattactttattgaaACATGACGTGTATTTTTGGTTAacttgttatgttttttttttgtaatttatataacacctattttcataaataattagtatgatttatattttatttaaatgttaattttcattttttaatttagttgtaaTTGCTGTATTCGTaaacgcaaaaaaattaaattaaaaaatgtatacaaaatatttattttttcgctaAATTTTTATGTGCGGCCCAAATagtaaactattcaatatatttgggCCACTTGATACTTTGAGTTTGACATGCCTGATGTATTGTATGATGGTTTGCGATGTCTGCAGACCACTGTGGAAAAcgaatttaaatgttataacaaccatataatttatcaatgtagtataatattaagtatgtattattattattattaaagtattataaatttaaccgTTAAAATGCCAGAAAAATCGTCGTTTATTCATTCTTGacacaaatacacacacacgcatacaaAACAAAAGCGTTATTTgtagttataggtataggtattatataggtactaataattatatacttataaataacaCCTATCACCTACTAACTTTAATAGGTATAGCACGCTTACTCGTATAGACGACACCGTCGTTAAAACGAACAACCGCACGCCTCATTAGATGCGtattttcgtatatattatataatttgtatgtatattttacagttGTAGGTAATGATTTACgactaaaatatgatatatgataacattatagtttataataaaatgtgcatACGTTACGACAGCACATTTTATTCACGTATTGTTATTCATTTCACAGAATTTGCTATTCCACATTGTTTTCTCATCACAGTATACTATTATGTTGGTACTTACAACTGCATGTCATATAAAATTCTGAACTACCTGATCATCggatgtaatttgtatatttaagtatgcaccgtaaaaataatattatgaattaatttaaacgtGCACAAAgtcaatacctacttatttatttgaaaatatttttactttataattatttattcacctCCAAGAATGTATTGAAGCCAATGAAAAAgtctttattagttataaatacagGAAGGATTTAAagatttttcatatatttattgactttatgCAACTTATCAGGGGTGGAAAATTCGGTTGACTTATCCATAACagaatttgtagaaaaaaatatattttccatattaaagcatattttggaattatattgaaaattgtttaattgtttcatatgtggctgaatgaaaataatttatcagagaaaatgtttgtaataattatgtttaaggaaatagtaattataaacacgaacataaaatatataaataatttgaagtaaaaaaacatattttcagtatatttaataagtttaagGACAATTTAGTggacattttaagattttttttttgaacatattacaatcatattttaaacttttaaaaacctAGAAATACGGTCTTGTGttgtaaataatagtaaaacaagTTTTAATGTTAAATGGAATTTTATGATGAGCTTATGCACTTcattgtatagttttattttatgtttgtaaaagACATACTTAACTAAATCTTTACACAACAACTAATAGTGAATACCTgggaaagttatttttatatttaaaataaatactaaattatatccTTAGgaaaatatggtaaaaaaatacatattttgttagttCCTACACGATAGAAAAAGGTAGATTAACCTGGGGTATAATGCATGAATCTAGGACAAAATATCCAAGGACAAAATATCCTATACTAAAATATCCAAGTCAAAATATCCAAGGTTAAAATATCCAGGgataaaataatcaatgtatAGGACGAAttatccaaataaaaaaaaaatcataaaaatctataaatctgTAATtacatgattttttaaaaaaattttctgtatttattctttagataaatattcatttttaaatcattaataatactttataacatagtaataaaataataatagtaaaaataatatgttacattgcataatataatatctatactctattaggtataataacgaTAGGCTTTAGTTATCGGTGTTACATAGCAATTACGTACATCATATCTGTAATCTATATCGTAGTGGTCATAATAAATTAGTACAAGATGAcaattttatctaaaattatCTGCTTTCATCGGTGTAGAAGCAAAGTATTGATTGCAATTATTGCAGTTTACCGTTAACTATCGTAGAATTATTTTGTGCAGTGTGTCAGTgtgacttgtataatatttattgtgctATAATACTTGTGaagtattattaattcaaataaagggGGATTAAAGGCATGTTTATATGGCTATATgtacgttataaaatataaaggaaaagaaaaaatatcatgGCGATGTGTGAAGTCTTAAAATGCCCAGTTATTTGTCAAACCACATTAGATTACAGCAACCCACGTATAGCAAAACAACATTTGATGGTATGTAAAAGTAATCAGAATGATGTAGATGTCACAAAATGTTTAGATATTATgctaaaaaccattaaaacgaATGAAATAAAACCAGCTGAAGTATTTGCCAGAGAAGTTGCAAATTTACCACGAGAAGTTGAAGCACGAATACCGCCGGAAGAAATTGTAAAACGAAGATTACGTCgacaaaaatcaaataataatccTGTGAGTCCAATTAGTTTAGCTGATTTAGTATTCGAAGTTGATTCCGAGTGTGTATCTTGGTGATACAAATTTAACAAGATTTTTGTTGTACGACAATGGTGTAATGGCAGAAGAACGAATTGTTATATTTGCCACTGATAACGGTCTTCGATATTTAACTAAATCGTCTACCTGGTATATGGATGGAAATTTTTCCCTCGCACGCAACATATTTCAACAACTTTATGTCATaagactataaataaataatgttttcattacagctatttatattatattagaaaaaaaaacacaaacaacaTATGAAAAGATGTTATCTATTATAATGGAAAAATGTGAAGAACTAGAAATGTATCCGGAtccaaatactataaattgtgATTTTGAAAAAGCCGTTATAAATGCGATAAAAATCACATTCGGAGATGATATTAAAATACAGGGTTGCTTTTATCATTTATGTCAAAGTACACAACGGCAAGTACAAAAACTGGGATTGGAAACATATTACAGAGAAGATGAGACGTTCAGTAAATTTTGTGCGATGTTAGACGGGCTTGCCTTTCTCCCTGTCAACGATATTGAAAAAGATAATTAACatgcatacaattataaattaattaattgttctattgtacttatatatttttatttttttcaggattactttatttaaaagatATCATGCCAGACAAAGCCAAAGAACTggttacatattttgaaaatatatatattggaaGTACTAAACGTATAGGACGTAAACAACGTAAAATATCTGCTTTATATTCGCCATCGGTATGGAATGTTATGGAAACAACTTTACGTGATGGTAACCGGACAAATAATCAATGTGAAGGATGGAATCATAGGTTTTcaaatttagttggtacttaggcatacaatatttatacaagattattgtcgttatattattgtaacctatatttaaaatttaaatttctaggTATAATCATCCAAGTATTTGgactctaataaaaaaattgcgcCTGGAGATAGCCGCTGACGAAACAAAAATTGCACCAAGAAAGTTAGGGACATTGGATCCACCacgaaaaaaaccaaaatatgtaaagaTGCAAAAAAACTTAAGCTTCTTTGTATTGAATATATGaatggtgaaaaaaaattaagatatttttttaattgcaatagcaaataaaatacgataacttatatgatattaatacgatatttatataactaaattataataatataagttatatagttttaaataatatacataagatTAATTAAATACGTAAGGTGCTTGTATGGGTTGAAATTCTTTATTATACCTTTTACTTGTACTTGGTGGAGAttcatttgaaaatttgaaatgtcAATATCAGgacaacatttacaatttcaataattatttttacaaacctCCATAGAGCTTTGGAGGACGTACGAAATCAGTTTGGTACTGTTCATAAAATCGTAgccaacgtaaaaaaaatatttaaaaaagcaccATCACGtataaaaatttccaaaaattacGCACCGGAGATTACTTTACTTTCAGAACCAATCATAACTCGTTGGGGTACCTGCATCAATGCAGaactttattattgtaaatactatgaaaaaatgtgtgatgttgtaaatatgttggatgaatactaattaatacctaacattatttaataatcgctgtattcaataaattcaatttttttaaattagattctGTGAATAAATTTAGTATAACAGCTccaaatcatcaaaaaaaaaatataaataaaatatttatgattcaaaaatatttttttttttataataataccttaaaatatatattttttataaaataatatatgcatattataccgcATATTTGCGTTTTATTAGTGCATACGTATgcacatatttcattgttttttagcaCATAATGTTCCGAGTCCTGgtgataagtaataagtaatctAGTCCCTCCAAATCAGTtatccaaattgcgcctatggttATTGTTGAAGATCTAACACGATCGATGCACTTACACTACACTGCACTATACTTcgcgaattattattgctgtacacAAACACGCGATTCgtatcaataattaatgtattatacatacacgactttattataaataccttactactgggcccataacctgttgaagtatacagatatacagaaactaaaggtaaataaaaacaagatcggatatatgtaataatataataatttgtatattgataTGAATAACTATAGTGCtccgaggcgtaatataaagcAACGACTAATCGTCCTACAGGCTACTACATAGAACGAATAtgctatagaaatataaaatgcctattCAGCGTCTACTGTACTACAGTATGAATAATTTGCTTATAATCTAGATAATACAGAGTGTGTTGTTTACATTCAACagttatttaatacttatattaagtaaaaattaatagtatatatagctgcaaaaaataatttaatacctgttACTCATTAAATTCACGTCATGTTTTAAGGAAGTTTCACAACTTCCGACTTCATCTTTCACTTCTTtcctataaatcaataaaaatagtatatttaaataacttaaataactagaataaatattatgaagacaaatatttacatttttggaaTAGCGcctattattaaaatcttccgtttattttaaaaagtaaaatgatCTGGAGAAAAGTGTGAACTACAAATTCGATGACAGTCTTTAACAACTTCTTTTATACTTAAGAAGTCAATCCAAATTGTTCGTCTAGTTTCATCCTTAAGAAACCTATAACAATGTACctatgtcaaaaatataaacttaaaattatattgttaaataaaacaaaattttaatttatgactcACTGATGGAAACTGATGTCTTTGTGTGTATTTGATGCACTACAACACAATATACAACAATGGACCATGATCTCGTCTTACAGTTAATacgatacaaattacaattaattaggtaggtacacaatgtaatttaagtttccaTTTTCCAAAGAAGAACATTCTAAATGTTTATCACGTTTGGCCATtataacataatcataataacaaaaatgtttgactagatagcaatattatttaattgcttAGGTATACAGTGagatatacctacacaataatttattttgcgaTTTTTGCCCCATGCGCCATTATAATACCCCAAGTTACTCCACATATGTATGTTCCTACAAGGTAAAAAACAGGTACATATGTTAATGCGTACActgtagaaataatatataatattatgtacgttccggtattttatttatttattcatttatttattaatacggacaaaagtccaattcacaatatatttgtatagataacaataatataatataatttaaaataataaaatataacataataatagatgaaacgattaatatatagaataataggaataataggaataataataataataataataataataataataataataataataataataataataataataataataataatgattataataataaaaataataataataataataataataatgattataataataaaaataataataataataataataatgattataattataataataataataataatgattataattataataataataataataataataatgattataataataaaaataataataataataataataataataatagtaataataataaaatacattcaatgtttattaaaataatttactattttccgaagacattaaaatatttatggggTCGTATGACGTATACTTTTTAGATGAAtgaggaatataaaataaattattgttgcgAGTGTAGTGGTTTTTgactttgaaatttaattgacttaataaaaatgaatcaacAATCTTGTTATTTAGCAATTTGGTGAGAAAGGTGTTGTATGATAAGTGTCTACGTACATTTAAAGGttctaagtttaataattttaaaatattttcgtaaccAGAGTGAGGAgttctttgaatattacatttatgacCTATCAATCTGAGAgctttattttgaactttttcaaGTTGATCATTATGTCCTACATTGTTGTGGTCCCAAATTAATGGAGCGTATTCTAATAAAGAGCGGACTAGTGAggtatatagacattttaaagtaACTGGATCACGAAAATCGGAACAGTTTCTTTTTATCATACCAAATACAGCtaaagctttatttttaatcgCTGATACATGAGCATTGAATAATAGCTTGGAATCAAATAAAATCCCTAAATCTTTAAACAATGACGAACGATTTAAGTTAATGTCACATATATGGTAATTAAAATGCAAGGGATTGTGCTTTTTGTAGTAAGTAACAATTTggcatttatcaatatttaatgaaagaCTATTTGAAGTACACCATTCGTTAAATGAAGCTAAATCACTTTGAAGAAGATTAATATCATCGGGGGAAGAAATAGCTTTGTACATTTTTGCATCGTcggcaaataataaaatgttggagTGTGTAATGGAGGATACagcatcatttataaataaattaaataggagAGGGGAAAGGTGATCGCCTTGAGGTACTCCAGAAATTACGTTTATAGGTgttgatataaaatttttatattcgaCAAATTGGATTCTTTGACTTAGGAAAGAGTTAAACCATGATAATAGGGGATTTGCAATGCCGATTTCctgtagtttattaattaataaatcgtgGTTTACTCTATCAAAGGCTTTTTCAAAATCAGTATAAATAACATCTGTTTGTTGATTATTAGAGAATGATTGTATTATATGatgtttaatagttattaaattagtaaGACATGATTTATTATTGCGAAATCCATGTTGTTGTggtggtaaaatatttttaaatatgggcGTAAgcataatatcatttattatcttagaaaatatttttgggaGAATAGAAATTATTGATATGGGACGGTAGTTTGAGATAAGGTATTTTGAATATAGTATGAtggttatacaataaaaatcgcaaaattttcacaaacaaatatatgatgaatgatgattatATATTCTAACATAGGTTTgccgtgtaggaacttacataaGTGTCAATATATCTAAGGCAACACTTGTCAGTTTTGagatataaattttgaaaattagtaCTCCCGACCGTGTCCCCGGTAGACGGGCCATTTGGTAAAAcgcatattttcaaaaaaattgttttaacatgTTCCGGCAGAGCTAGCGCTTTTTAAACTATATCAATAGAAAGTGGTGATTAGCGTACGCCGTACAGGTTCAGAGCCCAATTTGGCATAAAAAAACGATTTCATagaatttattatcataataatttatatgtttatagttttttatatgtatacaattgaCGTAGGTAAATACTTTTAGGCAGCTTTATAACTTTAACGTTTTAATACCAAAGAATAGATTATGTAGCAATTGGTCTTagataaattgtacctatacagtttATCTTTGGTCTTTCTAGATAGTAACCTAGACTTAAACAATGAGACCAtagtaatatttactttattagcAGACTTTAGGCCTACCCTTGGATTCCTCGTGCATGCAATTTACACTATTTACATTAACGCCTAGATATTTAAAAGAGTTAACTTGTTGAAAGGTGAGACCGTCAACTTCCAAGTCTTTCATATATTCTTCGCTTTTCGTCTTCCTCGACAGAAACATGTATTTGGTTTTTTCTTGGTTAACTGAGAGTCCCATTCGCTTACTGGCATTCACTAGACCAATTAGTGTCTGAATTACGTTTTGTCTAGTATCTCCAAGGAGTACCAGGTCATCTGCATAAGCTAGGCATGTGCACCTCTCAATCCTCATTCACTTCTATTCTTTGTTCTCTAGGTAAACTCCTTATGATTTCTTCTAAAGCAAGGTTAAATAATATCGACGAGAGGACGTCCCCTTGTCTAAggtcatttttaactataaaaggtTCTGAAATTTCTCCCATTATCCGAACAACATTTTGGGTATTATTATTGCACATTTCAATTAATCTTATGAGTTTTTCAGGAATTACAAAATTCTTTAATACAGTCCACAATTTGCTGTGGTTTATATTATCGTAAGCTTGTTTGAAGTCCACGAATACTAAGTGAACATCTTTGTTATACTCATGATGTTTCTCTAGGGTCTGTCTTATAGCAAAAATATGATCTGTGATTGATTTCCCCTTTATggggaaattttatattaaatgaattGTAACGATTCGCAGTTTACTGACTCGTCATTTATGTCACACTCGGCGAATTTGCTTAGGTAAACAGAAAACAGGAACGTAGAGTACGAGCATATATATTATTGGCATAGCAGCCAGTCGAGGTTTGAACCGTGAAATAGAGACTATACATCAGTCTACTAtagtcatatttataatattattaaacgtaattaattgattaactttaagtataatataataacgtacctaatagttaaattataataattcagtatTGTTCAACTCGTACTCCGCTACTCCTGTTATCTTCAATATACTACCCTTAAGAACAGGGTTACTCAGGTGATAGTGtattttattggttataatattataattattttagtcttgaataaaacattgtattcaTTGCTATATCGTGTTAATTGTGTTAGTTTATGAACGCAGGTCATAAGTTTCTAGGACCTGTAAAATATAACtcagaaaactttatttatatcaattcaACAACCCGGATCTAAGGACCGGTTCGTGTAGTGGGAATAGCCAACCAACTACTCCTTAACTGGATAGAGTTAGGTATAAATATCGACAGCCACTGGGTTTGACAGCCGAGGAGGTGTGTTGCAATTTGGTGGAGTCGCcgggcaaatatttaacaaatatttaatccCCCATAATTGTTCATAATTACTAGCACAATTATATCGATTTTGGTACTTATCAAGGAACAGTTTGCGTCTTTGTTTgtttaatgacaatatttaatttggaagccacattaattattatgttcaaaaattttaatttaaacaatatagtataattataaaaatctatttttttttagcaaatgtttaagtattattttaaaagagcGGGTAATAATCAAACCATTCATATTAATTCTCAACGTACTTGGTCAATTTTAAGCTTGGATAAGTCTATAGATGTCTGTAGTTTAACGCCAAACGTAtgtatatcttatattaaaacAGTTAAGTATTCAGAGATCGCTGAAGCTTTTTCTCAGAGtaggaatataaaattacccAGTGACGTTATAGAAATCGCTAAACTTGACTTTGGAATTCTTTTTTCGTTAGAACTTCCAAGTAAACTCAAAAAAGAAGAATTTACACACAAGTCGTTAGAGGAAAAGATTGAATTACTTTCTGTACCTAAATCCTTgtacctttattatttttttatctaatgacgatctaatacaaattttacgatttttaaataaggaattttcaaaaaatagcgAAACCGTAGAATTACGACTTTTAGTAAGatctattttaaacaaaaatcaaagTGAGGACGATAACGATAGTGTTTACGCCCTAGAATTTGACCGTAACACCCGAAGGACCACTCGGTGATGCC encodes:
- the LOC132944653 gene encoding uncharacterized protein LOC132944653, translated to MLSIIMEKCEELEMYPDPNTINCDFEKAVINAIKITFGDDIKIQGCFYHLCQSTQRQVQKLGLETYYREDETFSKFCAMLDGLAFLPVNDIETGLLYLKDIMPDKAKELVTYFENIYIGSTKRIGRKQRKISALYSPSVWNVMETTLRDGNRTNNQCEGWNHRFSNLVRYNHPSIWTLIKKLRLEIAADETKIAPRKLGTLDPPRKKPKYVKMQKNLSFFVLNI